The following coding sequences lie in one Haladaptatus sp. DJG-WS-42 genomic window:
- a CDS encoding replication factor A (Replication protein A protects and stabilize the intermediate ssDNA that is generated by the unwinding action of a DNA helicase at the replication fork. In addition, SSBs prevent the formation of secondary structures by single-stranded template DNA.): MTDVHQHAVEIHEQFSDKLELTVEDVEERLEKLVGEYKVPIDEARRSVTSHYLDEAGMEREDLRGSGGNQEMQISAVDEAEQWLDLTAKVVDLWDPGHESIGQVGLLGDPTGTIKFTKWAKSDLPALEEGKVYRFSNVVSDEYQGRFSVKLNRTTGIEELDEDLEVGDNEAEIEGAMVDIQSGSGLIKRCPEEDCTRVLQNGRCSEHGEVEGEFDLRIKGVVDDGMTVHETIFNKEATEELTGITLEKAKEMAMDALDTTIVADEMREKVLGRYYRISGPTLGRYVLANEFEELTGPVDAEAVLIKARSM, from the coding sequence ATGACAGATGTGCACCAGCACGCAGTAGAGATACACGAGCAGTTTTCAGACAAACTAGAGCTGACGGTCGAAGACGTTGAGGAACGTCTCGAAAAACTCGTCGGCGAGTACAAAGTTCCCATCGACGAGGCACGCCGCAGCGTCACGAGTCACTACCTCGACGAAGCGGGCATGGAGCGCGAAGACCTCCGTGGCTCCGGTGGCAACCAAGAAATGCAGATTTCGGCCGTGGACGAAGCCGAACAGTGGCTCGACCTGACCGCGAAGGTCGTCGACCTCTGGGACCCCGGCCACGAGTCCATCGGGCAGGTCGGCCTGCTCGGTGACCCGACCGGGACTATCAAGTTCACGAAGTGGGCAAAATCCGACCTCCCTGCCCTCGAAGAAGGGAAGGTCTACCGCTTCTCGAACGTCGTCTCCGACGAGTACCAAGGCCGCTTTTCGGTCAAGCTCAACCGGACAACCGGCATCGAGGAACTCGACGAAGACCTCGAAGTCGGCGACAACGAAGCCGAAATCGAAGGCGCGATGGTGGACATCCAGAGCGGCAGCGGACTCATCAAGCGGTGTCCCGAGGAGGACTGCACGCGCGTCCTCCAGAACGGACGCTGTTCAGAACACGGCGAGGTCGAAGGCGAGTTCGACCTCCGCATCAAAGGCGTCGTGGACGACGGCATGACCGTCCACGAGACCATCTTCAACAAAGAAGCCACCGAGGAACTCACCGGCATCACCCTCGAAAAGGCAAAGGAGATGGCGATGGACGCACTCGACACGACGATTGTCGCAGACGAGATGCGCGAGAAAGTCCTCGGACGCTACTACCGCATCAGCGGTCCGACGCTCGGCCGCTACGTCTTAGCGAACGAGTTCGAAGAACTGACCGGCCCGGTCGATGCCGAAGCAGTCCTCATCAAAGCGAGGTCGATGTAA
- a CDS encoding RPA family protein, which yields MSSAPTREVARRVFAREFNDAGYTFKESDDERAPVYLLLPTGERANRVFVVGTLTEKEDVGEDSEYWRGRVVDPTGTFFVYAGQYQPEAASVLRDVEAPAYVAIAGKPRTYETDDGSINVSIRPESISVVSAETRDRWVVETAERTMDRIEAFDDETNEYARMAKEQYELPVSRYKQEVLTALESLDDSEALEADAA from the coding sequence ATGAGTTCCGCACCAACCCGAGAAGTCGCTCGACGGGTTTTCGCCCGCGAGTTCAACGACGCTGGCTACACATTCAAAGAATCGGACGACGAACGCGCCCCGGTCTACCTGCTGCTCCCGACGGGCGAACGAGCAAACCGCGTGTTCGTCGTCGGCACGCTCACCGAGAAAGAAGACGTCGGTGAGGACAGCGAGTACTGGCGCGGGCGCGTCGTCGACCCAACCGGGACGTTCTTCGTCTACGCTGGGCAGTACCAGCCAGAAGCCGCGAGCGTCCTCCGTGACGTCGAAGCACCCGCCTACGTCGCCATCGCGGGCAAGCCACGCACCTACGAGACGGACGATGGCTCGATTAACGTCTCCATCCGACCGGAGTCAATCTCCGTCGTCTCCGCCGAAACGCGCGACCGCTGGGTCGTCGAAACCGCAGAGCGCACGATGGACCGCATCGAAGCGTTCGACGACGAGACCAACGAGTACGCACGCATGGCAAAAGAGCAGTACGAGCTGCCGGTCTCTCGCTACAAGCAAGAAGTGCTCACCGCCCTCGAAAGCCTAGACGACAGCGAAGCGCTCGAAGCCGACGCCGCGTAA
- a CDS encoding helix-turn-helix domain-containing protein, translated as MSQRGTGSPAVHGGEDVTAYGYFEIPRQATLEEIAEEMGIAKATASNHLRKVQRQLVEFLLPYINLAVQET; from the coding sequence ATATCCCAACGCGGCACGGGAAGCCCCGCCGTTCACGGCGGGGAGGATGTCACTGCATACGGCTATTTCGAAATTCCACGTCAAGCCACGCTCGAGGAGATTGCAGAAGAGATGGGAATCGCGAAGGCGACTGCCTCTAACCACCTGCGGAAAGTACAGCGACAGCTCGTGGAATTCCTCCTCCCGTATATCAATCTGGCAGTACAGGAGACGTGA
- a CDS encoding transposase: MAIRVTRTYVASIRNQQQVMSDLDSLGFAASKLWNIARWTCDRIWSETGTIPGDGPLKAYLKTHERYADLNSQSSQRVIEELAEAFRGWYAKRRNGDDRANPPKYRKHNGDHPRSTVTFKEDGFKYDAHHNRIRLSKGRNLKEHWSDFILCEIETRPDVVVENVRQVRAIWNGDEWELHIVCKHEIEAESPGDETAGIDLGIKNFAAIAYSTGDHELYPGNTLKTDERYFAKEIAKCNSSRSNKALRLRRKRSERRSHYMHAVTRHIVTECVERGVGTIAVGNLEGIREDDETGEARNWGDRGNEGLHGWAFDRFTNLLTYKAKAEGIAVVTVSERDTSKTCSCCGQKRDANRVERGLYVCRGCGAVMNADSNGAENIRCRIDQAEKVTLSPRSSEDRSSGCVARPAVNLFRRGEHGPSSGQGTFAEQASLCKP; this comes from the coding sequence ATGGCGATTCGGGTCACCCGAACCTACGTTGCTTCCATCAGGAACCAGCAACAGGTCATGAGTGACTTGGACTCGCTCGGGTTCGCCGCCTCGAAACTCTGGAACATCGCACGCTGGACGTGCGACCGCATCTGGAGCGAAACAGGGACAATCCCCGGGGATGGCCCGCTCAAAGCATACTTGAAGACCCACGAACGCTACGCCGACCTCAATTCTCAGTCGAGTCAGCGAGTCATCGAAGAACTCGCTGAAGCGTTCCGTGGCTGGTACGCCAAGCGCCGAAACGGGGACGACCGAGCAAACCCACCGAAGTACAGAAAACACAACGGCGACCACCCGCGCTCGACGGTCACGTTCAAAGAAGACGGATTCAAATACGACGCCCACCACAACCGGATTCGCCTCTCCAAAGGCCGAAACCTGAAAGAACACTGGTCGGACTTCATCCTCTGCGAAATCGAGACTCGACCAGATGTTGTTGTTGAGAACGTTCGCCAAGTGCGAGCCATTTGGAATGGTGATGAATGGGAACTCCACATCGTGTGCAAACACGAAATCGAAGCCGAGTCTCCCGGCGACGAAACCGCCGGAATCGACCTCGGCATCAAGAACTTCGCCGCCATCGCGTATTCCACGGGCGACCACGAGTTGTATCCGGGGAACACCCTCAAAACCGACGAACGGTATTTCGCCAAGGAAATAGCAAAGTGCAACTCCTCTCGGTCAAACAAAGCACTCCGTCTTCGACGGAAGCGTTCCGAGCGTCGGTCGCACTATATGCACGCCGTCACCAGACACATCGTCACTGAATGCGTCGAACGAGGTGTCGGAACGATTGCTGTTGGTAACCTCGAAGGAATCCGTGAAGACGACGAAACCGGCGAGGCTCGGAACTGGGGCGACCGTGGCAACGAAGGGTTGCACGGGTGGGCGTTCGACCGCTTCACGAATCTCCTCACATACAAGGCGAAAGCCGAAGGCATCGCTGTGGTTACGGTGAGCGAGCGAGACACCTCGAAGACGTGTTCGTGTTGTGGGCAAAAGCGAGACGCCAACCGTGTGGAGCGTGGCTTGTACGTCTGTCGTGGGTGTGGGGCCGTGATGAACGCCGATTCGAATGGTGCGGAGAACATTCGATGTCGGATAGACCAAGCAGAAAAGGTAACTCTGAGTCCTCGGTCGTCCGAGGATAGGAGTAGCGGGTGTGTGGCACGTCCAGCAGTCAACCTGTTCCGCCGTGGAGAACACGGCCCGAGTAGTGGACAGGGGACGTTCGCTGAACAAGCGAGCCTCTGCAAACCATAA
- a CDS encoding DUF302 domain-containing protein yields MKYTIQTSVAGAFGQVVETTIDALADEGFGVLCDIDVQATLEAKLGEEFRQYRILGACNPPLAHEGLTAELELGALLPCNVVVYETDDGEVVVSAVDPQQLVGIADNETLDSIALEVHDRFERVLSAVSNEFDSSSAV; encoded by the coding sequence ATGAAATACACAATACAGACGTCTGTAGCCGGTGCGTTCGGCCAGGTAGTCGAGACGACGATTGACGCACTCGCCGACGAAGGCTTCGGCGTCCTCTGTGACATCGACGTCCAGGCAACCCTCGAAGCAAAACTCGGAGAAGAATTTCGACAGTACCGCATTCTCGGTGCGTGCAATCCGCCGCTCGCACACGAGGGATTGACCGCGGAGCTCGAACTCGGCGCGCTCCTTCCCTGTAACGTCGTCGTCTACGAAACCGACGATGGCGAGGTCGTGGTGAGCGCGGTCGACCCACAACAGCTCGTCGGCATTGCTGACAACGAGACGCTCGACTCGATTGCACTCGAGGTTCACGACCGATTCGAGCGCGTCCTCTCGGCTGTCAGCAACGAATTCGACTCCTCTTCGGCGGTCTAA
- a CDS encoding SHOCT domain-containing protein, which yields MTQLTTHIGRTARRLGILAVPLLVATTGTAAAMGGSSSGGMMGGGWGGFGGTMGLWGLLWLGLLLAIPLSLVVMLGKRREGGRSEDPLAILRARYARGDLSDDEFERRREQLELAE from the coding sequence ATGACGCAACTCACGACTCACATCGGACGCACGGCTCGTCGACTGGGGATACTCGCCGTCCCACTGCTGGTCGCGACGACTGGCACGGCTGCTGCCATGGGCGGGAGCTCCAGCGGCGGAATGATGGGCGGTGGCTGGGGAGGCTTCGGCGGGACGATGGGTCTCTGGGGACTCCTCTGGCTTGGGCTGTTGCTCGCAATTCCACTCTCCCTCGTCGTCATGCTCGGGAAGCGTCGAGAAGGTGGACGCAGCGAAGACCCGCTGGCGATTCTTCGAGCACGGTACGCCCGCGGTGACCTCTCAGACGATGAGTTCGAACGGCGGCGTGAACAGCTGGAACTTGCAGAATAA
- a CDS encoding MarR family transcriptional regulator, producing the protein MNRRRVDTGVGGLVAAVLIVGGVLGWQAYQQQQAFEEMGSMMGTSMGAVHGTNPLWYVLGTLLVSAVIGGGYLVVRDDLTGTDRIDRSQDERANRTSSEVTESPEEVTNPESQPHARVLDLLPDDERRVLEPVISSPGITQIELRDRSGFSKSKVSQTVSGLEKRGLLYRERQGRTYRIYPSDDLQQSQR; encoded by the coding sequence ATGAATCGACGGCGAGTAGATACAGGAGTCGGTGGCTTGGTCGCAGCCGTCCTCATCGTCGGCGGGGTGCTCGGCTGGCAAGCGTATCAGCAACAGCAAGCATTCGAAGAGATGGGGTCAATGATGGGCACGTCGATGGGAGCGGTTCACGGAACGAATCCGCTCTGGTACGTCCTCGGAACCCTCCTCGTCTCTGCGGTCATCGGTGGGGGGTATCTCGTTGTTCGGGATGACCTCACCGGCACAGACAGAATCGACCGCTCCCAAGATGAGCGAGCGAATCGAACCAGTTCTGAGGTCACCGAATCACCGGAAGAAGTCACGAATCCGGAGTCTCAGCCACACGCTCGCGTGTTAGATCTCCTTCCGGATGACGAACGCCGTGTCCTCGAACCGGTCATTTCCTCGCCCGGTATCACACAGATCGAATTACGAGATCGCTCAGGCTTCTCGAAGAGCAAGGTCAGTCAAACGGTCAGTGGCCTCGAGAAGCGTGGACTGTTGTACCGTGAGCGTCAGGGGCGAACCTATCGTATTTATCCAAGTGACGACCTGCAGCAAAGTCAGCGATAG
- a CDS encoding permease, with amino-acid sequence MQAALVDGVLESLRIGVGFLWTAAWAIIMGLVVTSLVQVYVSKERMAKVLGEENLSGLTKATVFGAASSGCSFGAVAIGKGLFKKGAHAVNVLAFMFASTNLIVELGLMILILLGWEFLVAELLGGVILIAVMALLVHLTLPENLFEQVRQELNQRDHDQGITEDPTCGMEGKDEYSLTTDGGETLKFCSAGCMETYLQEASSSGGWRDELLSWGGWYKLGNQYRKEWSMIWKDVIAGFLISGFVIVFVPQWVWNALFLQGEGLLVSAENAIMGVAIAVISFVGSMGNVPFAVALWGGGISFAGVIAFVYADLITIPVLNVYRKYYGWKVMLYILGIFFVTMAFTGFLMEELFNALGIVPNLASGQTASEQTYFELNYTFYLNSITLALSGFLLYVYRRGLGALGQHRDPVCGMRTDDSGPSVTHDGETYYFCSNRCKQSFETHPSEFAHQHPQVSGAGGSQSHEHH; translated from the coding sequence ATGCAAGCCGCTCTCGTCGATGGAGTCCTTGAGTCGTTGCGGATCGGCGTCGGCTTTCTCTGGACTGCCGCGTGGGCGATCATCATGGGCCTGGTGGTCACGAGCCTCGTTCAGGTTTACGTTTCCAAGGAGCGGATGGCCAAGGTTCTTGGAGAGGAGAATCTGAGTGGACTCACGAAGGCAACAGTGTTCGGCGCGGCGAGTAGCGGCTGTAGCTTCGGGGCCGTCGCTATCGGGAAAGGTCTGTTCAAGAAGGGCGCGCACGCAGTGAACGTCCTCGCGTTCATGTTCGCCTCGACAAACCTCATTGTCGAGCTCGGACTCATGATCCTCATCCTCCTCGGCTGGGAATTTCTGGTTGCCGAACTCCTCGGCGGTGTCATCCTCATCGCTGTGATGGCGCTGCTCGTCCATTTGACGCTCCCCGAGAATCTCTTCGAGCAGGTTCGCCAAGAACTGAATCAACGCGACCACGACCAGGGAATCACTGAGGATCCGACCTGTGGAATGGAGGGCAAAGACGAATACTCGCTCACGACCGACGGGGGCGAGACGCTGAAATTTTGTTCTGCGGGCTGTATGGAGACCTACCTGCAGGAGGCGTCGAGTAGTGGCGGGTGGCGCGACGAACTCCTGTCGTGGGGTGGCTGGTACAAATTGGGGAACCAGTACCGCAAGGAGTGGTCGATGATCTGGAAGGACGTTATCGCTGGCTTTCTGATTTCGGGGTTCGTCATCGTGTTCGTCCCCCAATGGGTCTGGAACGCGCTCTTTCTCCAGGGGGAAGGACTGCTCGTGAGCGCAGAGAACGCCATCATGGGTGTGGCAATCGCGGTCATCAGCTTCGTGGGCAGTATGGGAAACGTCCCGTTCGCCGTCGCGCTGTGGGGTGGGGGAATTAGCTTTGCGGGCGTCATCGCGTTCGTCTACGCCGACCTTATCACGATCCCCGTCCTGAACGTCTACCGGAAGTACTACGGCTGGAAAGTGATGCTGTACATCCTCGGCATCTTCTTCGTGACGATGGCGTTCACAGGCTTTCTCATGGAGGAACTGTTCAATGCTCTCGGCATCGTCCCGAATCTCGCTAGCGGGCAGACGGCCTCCGAACAGACGTACTTCGAACTCAACTACACCTTCTACCTCAACAGCATCACGTTGGCCCTCTCCGGCTTCCTCCTCTACGTCTACCGTCGGGGGTTGGGTGCCCTCGGACAGCACCGGGATCCCGTCTGTGGGATGCGGACCGACGATAGCGGCCCGAGCGTTACCCACGACGGCGAGACGTACTACTTCTGCTCGAACCGGTGCAAGCAATCGTTCGAAACGCACCCATCCGAATTTGCACATCAGCACCCCCAAGTCTCAGGAGCTGGAGGTTCCCAGAGCCATGAGCATCACTGA
- a CDS encoding heavy metal-associated domain-containing protein — protein MTTTITVEGMSCGHCEQTVEKALREVSGVTDATADREAEQASIDGDADVSALVQAVEDAGYTAHA, from the coding sequence ATGACGACGACCATCACCGTAGAGGGAATGTCCTGCGGTCACTGTGAACAGACAGTCGAAAAGGCGCTTCGAGAGGTAAGCGGTGTGACCGACGCCACCGCCGACCGTGAGGCTGAACAGGCAAGCATCGATGGCGATGCCGACGTCTCAGCCCTCGTACAGGCTGTCGAGGACGCTGGCTACACCGCCCACGCCTGA